In Zingiber officinale cultivar Zhangliang chromosome 8B, Zo_v1.1, whole genome shotgun sequence, a single genomic region encodes these proteins:
- the LOC122016593 gene encoding peroxidase 40-like — protein sequence MTLSSSSFICLYKPSKLSVPRQQHRPAMSPTTVLLLLSLVLQTPLNALKTSKDCIGGGGGGDGSLQFDLYLTSCPLAEAIIFSGVQRAVADDARMAASLLRLHFHDCFVNGCDASVLLDDTAEMTGEKTAGPNANSLRGFDVVEGIKAELEMACPETVSCADLLAIAARDSVLLSGGPTWPVEVGRRDGTAASLSMATTNLPSPTSGVATLLQKFENVGLSAKDMVALSGAHTIGKARCSTFASRLTGTGDRLFLQSLRQLCSGSPSSNGTTTASSLVHLDVGSPMVFDNQYYANLFAGEGLLQSDQALAGEAGEVGLLAKAYAADEALFFEDFTASMVRMGRLAPPAGSSGEVRKSCRAVNS from the exons ATgactctctcttcctcctccttcattTGCCTTTATAAGCCTTCAAAGCTATCAGTCCCTCGTCAACAACATCGGCCGGCAATGTCGCCAACGACCGTCCTCCTCCTACTCAGCCTCGTTCTACAGACTCCTCTCAATGCTCTGAAGACGTCCAAAGACTGcattggcggcggcggcggcggcgatggTTCCTTGCAGTTCGACTTGTACCTCACCAGCTGCCCGCTGGCGGAGGCCATCATCTTCTCCGGCGTGCAGCGCGCTGTGGCCGACGATGCCCGCATGGCCGCCTCCCTCCTCCGCCTCCACTTCCACGACTGCTTCGTCAAT GGTTGCGACGCGTCGGTGCTTCTGGACGACACGGCGGAGATGACGGGGGAGAAGACGGCGGGGCCGAACGCCAACTCGTTGAGGGGTTTCGACGTGGTGGAGGGGATCAAGGCGGAGCTGGAGATGGCCTGCCCGGAGACGGTTTCCTGCGCCGATCTCCTCGCCATTGCTGCCCGAGACTCTGTTCTTTTG TCGGGAGGACCGACATGGCCGGTGGAGGTCGGCCGGAGGGATGGCACTGCCGCCAGCTTGTCCATGGCCACCACCAACCTCCCATCTCCGACGTCCGGCGTCGCTACCCTTCTCCAAAAGTTTGAAAACGTCGGCCTCTCCGCCAAGGACATGGTCGCTCTCTCCGGCGCCCACACCATCGGCAAGGCCCGCTGCTCCACGTTCGCCTCCCGCCTCACCGGCACAGGCGATCGTCTCTTCCTGCAGTCTCTGCGGCAGCTCTGTTCTGGGTCGCCATCGTCAAATGGGACGACGACAGCCTCATCGTTGGTCCACCTCGACGTGGGCTCGCCAATGGTGTTTGACAACCAGTACTACGCCAACCTTTTCGCCGGCGAGGGGCTACTTCAGTCGGACCAGGCCCTGGCTGGGGAAGCAGGGGAGGTGGGCCTGCTCGCAAAGGCCTATGCCGCAGACGAGGCGCTGTTCTTCGAGGACTTCACGGCCTCCATGGTGAGGATGGGCAGGCTGGCGCCGCCAGCGGGCAGCTCTGGCGAGGTCCGCAAAAGTTGCCGGGCAGTCAACTCTTAA